The following are encoded in a window of Bacteroidales bacterium genomic DNA:
- a CDS encoding glycosyltransferase family 39 protein, with the protein MEQKDQYKIHLWLILTIIATAAVLRFIHYADFSLSNDELSALVRIQFDTFKDLVDKGFYVDGHPGGIQVFLYYWVKLFGDSEASLRFPFVVMGVLAVWFGYLTARLWFGKTSALFVAVCLALLQFPILYSQIARPYGSGLFLSMLTGYFWTRVIFHFDAGSNRKYFDTIAYTVATAAMMYNHYFSFLTAFVMGCSGLFLLRKENRFYYLGAGLAAALLFTPHIYITLNHLSIGGVGLWLGKPENDWLLEHIAYLFNNSVWVMVMVAFISLSGFLSSQKLSKKNWTLRLLAIIWFIVPIATGFFYSRFANPVLQHSVVIFSFPFLLFFLFSFPFWNLDFKRLAMLSLLALAILGSTVIHNKYYSTQHFGEFKDVAARIVEWDKQYGEAAITRAISVNNSFYIEYYLKHFDANPEFKQYDNRGGRDIFELKNILSSSQTNYFVYAWTKMVPYETHDLIEFYYPFVVYHIDYEGLSAITLFSKSPDFAIDKPEPVFSIQSNFNSDDLWRAPVSALDTSKVYRGKYSILMNPEIEYGPTFEVPAGDINMTEGCTVKIRAMVNSPLESSKALIVFSLEQWDAPVYSWVASSVSNYAVPNEWSPVFLTVPVNELRSTRDILKIYIWNPGKEHLFVDDIHIEVFDP; encoded by the coding sequence ATGGAACAAAAAGACCAATATAAAATTCATCTCTGGCTGATTCTCACAATAATTGCCACTGCTGCTGTGTTGCGCTTCATTCATTATGCAGATTTTTCACTTTCAAATGATGAGCTGAGCGCCCTGGTCAGGATTCAGTTTGACACTTTCAAGGATTTGGTTGACAAAGGCTTTTATGTTGATGGTCACCCCGGAGGAATACAGGTGTTTCTTTATTACTGGGTGAAACTGTTTGGCGACAGCGAAGCCAGCCTTCGTTTTCCTTTTGTGGTGATGGGCGTGCTTGCTGTTTGGTTTGGCTATTTAACTGCCCGTTTATGGTTCGGAAAAACCAGTGCTTTGTTTGTGGCTGTTTGTCTTGCATTACTTCAATTCCCGATCCTATACAGCCAGATTGCAAGGCCATACGGTTCGGGTCTGTTCTTATCTATGCTGACTGGCTACTTCTGGACACGCGTCATTTTTCACTTTGATGCCGGGTCAAACCGTAAATATTTTGATACTATCGCCTATACGGTAGCCACTGCAGCGATGATGTACAATCATTATTTCAGCTTTCTTACAGCATTTGTTATGGGTTGCAGCGGACTTTTCCTGCTTCGAAAGGAAAACAGATTTTATTATCTTGGTGCAGGCCTGGCTGCGGCATTACTTTTTACCCCGCATATTTACATTACCCTGAACCATTTGAGCATTGGCGGCGTAGGGCTCTGGCTCGGAAAGCCTGAAAACGACTGGTTGCTGGAACACATTGCTTATCTTTTTAACAATTCTGTCTGGGTGATGGTGATGGTAGCTTTCATTTCATTATCAGGCTTTTTAAGCAGCCAAAAGCTTAGCAAAAAGAATTGGACCCTAAGGCTCCTTGCAATTATCTGGTTTATTGTTCCAATTGCCACAGGTTTCTTTTACTCCCGCTTTGCGAACCCGGTGCTTCAGCATTCAGTAGTTATATTTTCGTTTCCATTTCTGTTGTTTTTCCTTTTCTCATTTCCTTTCTGGAACCTCGATTTTAAGAGGCTCGCGATGCTGTCTTTGCTCGCACTTGCTATTTTAGGTTCGACAGTAATTCACAACAAGTATTACAGCACACAGCATTTCGGAGAGTTTAAAGATGTAGCTGCCCGCATCGTGGAATGGGATAAGCAGTATGGTGAAGCTGCTATAACACGGGCAATAAGTGTTAACAATTCTTTTTATATTGAATATTATCTGAAACATTTCGATGCTAATCCTGAATTCAAGCAATATGACAACAGGGGAGGACGTGATATTTTTGAACTGAAAAACATTTTGTCCTCCTCACAAACAAACTATTTTGTGTATGCCTGGACCAAAATGGTTCCATACGAAACACATGACCTTATTGAGTTTTATTACCCGTTTGTAGTCTATCATATAGATTATGAAGGTCTATCGGCAATAACACTGTTTTCGAAAAGCCCTGATTTTGCGATTGACAAACCTGAACCTGTATTCAGCATTCAAAGCAATTTTAATTCTGATGACCTTTGGCGGGCACCAGTTTCAGCTCTTGATACTTCCAAAGTTTATCGGGGTAAATATAGCATTCTTATGAACCCTGAAATTGAATACGGGCCAACCTTTGAAGTTCCAGCCGGTGATATCAATATGACAGAAGGCTGTACCGTTAAAATCCGCGCAATGGTCAATTCACCGCTCGAAAGCAGCAAGGCGCTCATCGTTTTCTCACTTGAACAATGGGATGCCCCTGTTTATTCATGGGTTGCTTCTTCGGTTTCAAATTACGCCGTCCCAAATGAGTGGAGCCCCGTTTTTCTAACTGTTCCCGTAAATGAGCTCAGATCTACGCGTGACATCTTAAAAATCTATATTTGGAACCCAGGCAAGGAGCATCTTTTTGTTGATGATATTCACATTGAAGTTTTTGATCCCTGA